A single Leptolyngbya subtilissima AS-A7 DNA region contains:
- the rimP gene encoding ribosome maturation factor RimP, whose amino-acid sequence MVHPLIPQVLELVAPVAQELGLEVVEAVFHTNQSPPVLRIDVRSLENEDTGLDDCERMSQALEAVLDTSDIIPDAYVLEVSSPGVSAVLETDRDFVVFKGFMVEVALTEAHKGKKQWVGQLVRRDDEAVVLSQKGKSFSLPRNLVQTVELSDQSPD is encoded by the coding sequence ATGGTACATCCCCTTATTCCCCAGGTGCTTGAGCTGGTGGCCCCTGTTGCCCAAGAACTAGGGCTAGAGGTGGTTGAGGCGGTTTTTCACACCAACCAGTCTCCTCCAGTGCTACGCATCGACGTGCGCAGTCTAGAAAACGAAGACACTGGCCTGGATGACTGCGAAAGAATGAGCCAGGCCCTCGAAGCTGTACTCGATACCAGCGATATCATTCCCGATGCCTACGTGTTGGAGGTATCAAGTCCAGGCGTCTCTGCTGTCCTCGAAACCGATCGCGATTTTGTGGTGTTTAAGGGGTTTATGGTCGAAGTTGCCCTAACTGAGGCGCACAAGGGCAAAAAACAGTGGGTGGGCCAGCTAGTGCGCCGCGATGATGAGGCCGTGGTGCTCAGCCAAAAAGGAAAATCCTTTTCCCTTCCTCGCAACCTGGTACAGACGGTGGAGTTGAGCGACCAAAGCCCTGACTAA